One window of the Glycocaulis alkaliphilus genome contains the following:
- the gatB gene encoding Asp-tRNA(Asn)/Glu-tRNA(Gln) amidotransferase subunit GatB has translation MPLDDATHRYTLPGATGEWEIVIGLEVHAQVQSDAKLFSGASTEFGAAPNTHVSLVDAAMPGMLPVINKHCVEQAVKTGLGLNAQINRFSRFDRKNYFYPDLPQGYQISQFQFPIVGEGEIVCERDDGSRFTVGIERLHLEQDAGKSIHDLDPNATYVDLNRSGVALMEIVSKPHVRSPIEAAAYVRTLRTIVRYLDTCGGDMEKGQMRADVNVSVCKPGQYEKFRETGDFKHLGTRCEIKNVNSLRFIMQAIEYEARRQIDIIEEGGRIEQQTRLFDANTGVTRAMRSKEEAHDYRYFPDPDLLPLELEESFIENIRVNLPELPEAKRKRFVEVLGLSEYDASVLTADKDRADYFEAVIAGADAKLSANWVNNELFGRLNKEGLGITESPVSPAQLAKLVSLITSNVISGKIAKDVFEIVWAEGGDPKQIVESRGMKQVTDTGAIEKVVDELIAANPEQAEKVKVKPQTLGWFVGQVMKATGGKANPQAVNEILKSKLGV, from the coding sequence ATGCCGCTTGATGATGCCACCCACCGCTACACCCTTCCTGGCGCGACCGGGGAGTGGGAGATCGTGATCGGTCTGGAAGTCCACGCGCAGGTGCAATCGGACGCCAAGCTGTTTTCTGGCGCGTCCACCGAGTTCGGGGCGGCGCCGAACACCCATGTCAGCCTCGTTGATGCGGCCATGCCGGGCATGCTGCCGGTGATCAACAAGCACTGCGTGGAGCAGGCGGTAAAAACCGGGCTGGGCCTTAACGCGCAGATCAACCGTTTCTCGCGCTTTGACCGGAAGAATTACTTCTACCCCGACCTGCCGCAGGGCTATCAGATCAGCCAGTTCCAGTTTCCCATCGTCGGCGAGGGCGAGATCGTGTGCGAGCGCGATGATGGCTCGCGCTTCACCGTGGGTATCGAGCGGCTGCATCTGGAACAGGATGCGGGCAAGTCGATCCACGATCTTGATCCGAACGCAACCTATGTGGACCTGAACCGCTCCGGCGTGGCGCTGATGGAGATCGTCTCCAAGCCGCATGTGCGCTCGCCCATCGAGGCAGCCGCCTATGTGCGCACGCTGCGCACCATTGTGCGCTATCTCGATACGTGTGGCGGGGACATGGAAAAGGGCCAGATGCGCGCGGACGTGAACGTGTCGGTCTGCAAGCCCGGCCAGTACGAGAAATTCCGCGAGACCGGCGATTTCAAGCACCTGGGCACGCGCTGCGAGATCAAGAACGTGAACTCGCTACGCTTCATCATGCAGGCCATCGAGTATGAGGCCCGCCGCCAGATCGACATCATCGAGGAGGGCGGCCGAATCGAGCAGCAAACCCGCCTGTTTGACGCCAATACCGGCGTCACGCGGGCCATGCGCTCCAAGGAAGAAGCCCACGATTACCGCTACTTCCCCGATCCCGACCTTTTGCCGCTGGAGCTGGAAGAAAGCTTTATCGAAAACATCCGCGTCAACCTGCCGGAACTGCCCGAAGCCAAGCGCAAGCGCTTTGTCGAAGTGCTTGGCCTGTCGGAATACGATGCCTCCGTGCTGACGGCAGACAAGGACCGCGCGGACTATTTCGAGGCCGTGATTGCGGGCGCGGACGCCAAGCTGTCGGCCAACTGGGTCAATAACGAGCTCTTCGGCCGGCTGAACAAGGAAGGCCTTGGCATCACCGAAAGCCCGGTCAGCCCGGCGCAACTGGCAAAGCTCGTCAGCCTCATCACCTCCAACGTCATTTCCGGAAAGATCGCCAAGGACGTGTTCGAGATCGTCTGGGCCGAGGGCGGGGACCCCAAACAGATCGTCGAATCGCGCGGCATGAAACAGGTCACCGATACCGGCGCGATCGAGAAGGTGGTGGATGAGCTGATCGCCGCCAATCCTGAGCAGGCTGAGAAGGTGAAGGTCAAACCGCAGACGCTCGGCTGGTTTGTCGGCCAGGTGATGAAGGCGACGGGCGGCAAGGCCAACCCGCAGGCGGTCAACGAGATCCTGAAGTCAAAGCTGGGAGTTTAG